The following nucleotide sequence is from Atribacterota bacterium.
TACAGCAACCGCTTCCAGAACATAGCAGAGACGGTCATTAAAAGTATCGTCTTCTAAAAGAGTAAAAGCGTACAGTTCAGTCAGTTTATCGGATTCCATCATATCCTGGTAAGAAAAATCACTGCCCATGAAACCCTGTTCCAGCATATGTCCAGAGATTTTAACGATATCCTCGGCATCCGGAAAGAACATCCAGAGATTGTCTTCCCTCTTTAAAAACTTACTTCCCCGGTCGGCAGGATTAGTAAATTCCACCAGGGCATCCTTCTCCAAGGAATACATGACCATGGTCTTCTCTATTCTTCTGCCTCCCTGGCTGATTACCATGGTTGCCTCTATCCGGGCTGAGTGGATATACTCATTATCGTCTCTTTTTGCCATTATTTCTTCGGCTGTCATTTGGGCTGATGTAATTGCTGTAAAAAATCCGAACAAGTACATGAATAATATGGCGATGAATAGGCTCTTATTTATTTTTTTCATTCGTAAATCTCCTTCCTCTTCTTTGTTTTAACGCAATGCTTCATTGGGTTCCAGACGGGCAGCCATCCTGGCTGGAATAATACAGGCAACAGTCACGATTACTACTCCCAGTATAAAGGCAAAGATTAGATTTTCTAAACTGAAAACTGTATAGAACATCGGCTCAAACATTAAGTCTGCTGACATCCCCTCCATGGCTGCTCCAAAATCAATTCCCACTACGGAAAATACCTTGGTAATAATGCCACCAATGATAACTCCGATGGCACTGCCCAGGGCACCGATAATCATGCCCTCCATGGCAAAAAGATAGAGAATCTCTTTTGCTTTCAATCCCAGTGCGCTCATCATCCCTATTTCTCTTGTTCTTTCATTAACAATCATAATCAGGGTGTTGATTAAGACAAAACAGGCTAAGATGATAATAAATATGTAAATAAAATT
It contains:
- a CDS encoding outer membrane lipoprotein-sorting protein, with the translated sequence MKKINKSLFIAILFMYLFGFFTAITSAQMTAEEIMAKRDDNEYIHSARIEATMVISQGGRRIEKTMVMYSLEKDALVEFTNPADRGSKFLKREDNLWMFFPDAEDIVKISGHMLEQGFMGSDFSYQDMMESDKLTELYAFTLLEDDTFNDRLCYVLEAVAVPGQKVSYYRRVTWIDKERFVSLKEELYAESGRLLKVSEVQEIEEIEGRWLPVQSIMENKLRKDTYTQFIINEIKLNPELDERIFSLQSLR